The following are encoded in a window of Thermoprotei archaeon genomic DNA:
- a CDS encoding TGS domain-containing protein translates to MPANLPAEARAKWAKVLEAKTKEEKIKALQEYLAAVPKHKGTEKIVSQVRHQIAVLKREIEEEKSRRGSGYGFSIEREGDVQVVMVGFTGSGKSALLSRLTGAKVEISNHPYTTTRPVPGVFKHGGVLIQLVEAPAIIKEGGKWNDMVFSLVRNANGVLLVIDGSYNPRDQLNKLLSMFEDYGLLLGDEKCKIEIKRGPYPHVQVIVHGRLMDATIDDVRRLLNDYRITNAQVTIWGEATLDDVERFITGNVMYKPAIVLVNKVDMIKDNVELYTQLPILYVSAVNGTGLNLLGDLLIKTLKLIRVYTKEPNETKHSSRPLVLKEGSTVKDVAERIHKTFTQRLKYAKVWGKSAKYPGEKVGEDHVLLDGDIIELKID, encoded by the coding sequence ATGCCAGCTAATCTTCCTGCCGAGGCTAGAGCAAAATGGGCTAAAGTTCTTGAGGCAAAGACTAAGGAAGAGAAGATTAAAGCATTGCAAGAATATTTAGCTGCAGTTCCAAAGCATAAAGGTACTGAGAAAATAGTTAGCCAAGTTAGGCATCAAATTGCTGTTCTTAAGCGTGAGATCGAGGAGGAGAAGAGTAGGAGGGGTAGTGGGTACGGTTTTTCTATTGAGAGGGAGGGTGATGTGCAGGTCGTCATGGTGGGGTTTACCGGTTCTGGTAAGAGTGCACTTTTGTCAAGGCTTACCGGTGCTAAAGTTGAAATAAGTAATCATCCTTACACAACTACAAGGCCTGTTCCAGGTGTTTTCAAACATGGTGGTGTTCTGATTCAGTTAGTTGAGGCTCCTGCAATTATTAAAGAGGGAGGTAAGTGGAATGATATGGTTTTTTCCTTGGTTAGGAATGCAAATGGCGTTCTTCTCGTTATTGACGGTTCCTATAATCCTAGAGACCAACTGAATAAGCTTCTTTCGATGTTCGAAGATTATGGTTTGCTATTGGGTGATGAGAAGTGTAAAATTGAGATAAAAAGAGGTCCATATCCCCATGTTCAGGTTATTGTTCATGGTCGTCTAATGGATGCTACCATTGATGACGTCAGAAGGTTACTTAATGATTATAGGATTACTAATGCTCAAGTTACTATATGGGGCGAGGCAACACTTGATGATGTAGAGCGTTTTATAACAGGTAATGTAATGTACAAACCTGCTATTGTTCTCGTGAATAAGGTTGATATGATAAAAGATAATGTAGAGTTATATACTCAATTACCAATATTGTACGTTTCTGCTGTTAATGGTACTGGTTTGAATCTCCTTGGTGATCTTTTGATTAAAACATTGAAGCTTATTAGAGTTTATACTAAAGAACCTAATGAAACGAAGCACTCTTCTAGACCGTTAGTATTAAAAGAAGGATCAACAGTCAAAGATGTTGCTGAACGTATACATAAAACGTTTACTCAAAGGTTAAAGTATGCAAAAGTATGGGGAAAGAGCGCAAAATATCCTGGAGAAAAAGTTGGGGAAGATCATGTATTACTTGATGGTGATATTATAGAACTAAAAATTGATTAA